A single Tindallia californiensis DNA region contains:
- a CDS encoding NlpC/P60 family protein, with protein MKYRMILVLVILVIGISIPSAFATFNGSEFSDVDLTDWHVGYVLTLSDMDVVRGYSDSTFRPDATISKAEFIVLAMKTSHRHYQTAENEHWAMNYIRAAEEMGAIEPGDAETMALDEPINRAEAARILVRTQLTEDTEGCESYIERVKDYEKIPEAYQTYVLKAFAKNWISGYPDGSFQPDNKVTRAEASVMLTKSMGQEAQLRMKQMLDEAEKLLQREIEQAEDLRESILDKAMDMKGVPYRFGGSSPNTGFDCSGMVSYVLANHGVVVPRSSAAMYNAVEHIPKEEMEPGDLVFFTAYRSGPSHVGFYVGEGMFIHAPSSGGSVTLDPVDDPSYWGPRFLTAARVH; from the coding sequence GTGAAGTATCGAATGATTCTAGTTCTTGTCATCCTAGTTATTGGCATAAGTATTCCTTCTGCGTTTGCGACGTTTAACGGGTCTGAGTTTTCTGATGTTGATTTAACAGACTGGCATGTTGGCTATGTGTTAACCTTATCGGATATGGACGTTGTAAGAGGGTATAGTGACTCGACCTTCAGACCGGATGCAACCATCAGTAAAGCAGAATTTATTGTATTGGCAATGAAAACAAGTCACCGACATTACCAAACAGCAGAAAATGAACATTGGGCAATGAATTACATACGTGCGGCAGAAGAGATGGGTGCTATCGAGCCGGGAGACGCTGAAACAATGGCTCTGGATGAACCGATTAACCGGGCAGAAGCGGCAAGAATTTTAGTAAGAACACAGCTTACAGAGGATACAGAGGGTTGCGAATCTTACATTGAACGAGTGAAGGATTATGAAAAAATACCAGAAGCTTATCAGACCTATGTACTGAAAGCTTTTGCGAAAAACTGGATTTCTGGTTATCCGGATGGAAGTTTTCAACCGGATAATAAAGTAACACGAGCGGAAGCCTCTGTTATGCTGACAAAATCCATGGGGCAGGAAGCTCAGTTGCGAATGAAGCAGATGCTGGATGAAGCAGAAAAATTATTGCAAAGAGAAATTGAGCAGGCAGAAGATTTGCGTGAAAGTATCTTAGACAAGGCGATGGATATGAAAGGAGTACCCTATCGTTTTGGTGGATCCAGTCCTAATACTGGGTTTGACTGTTCGGGAATGGTATCCTATGTGTTAGCAAATCATGGAGTGGTTGTGCCCAGATCCAGTGCGGCTATGTATAATGCCGTTGAGCATATTCCGAAGGAAGAGATGGAACCAGGAGATTTAGTATTCTTTACTGCTTATCGGTCAGGACCTTCTCATGTAGGCTTTTATGTAGGAGAAGGGATGTTTATTCATGCTCCTTCCTCCGGAGGTTCTGTGACCTTAGATCCTGTAGATGATCCGTCTTATTGGGGACCACGGTTTCTTACGGCGGCTCGGGTTCACTAA